In Styela clava chromosome 14, kaStyClav1.hap1.2, whole genome shotgun sequence, the following are encoded in one genomic region:
- the LOC120341116 gene encoding ADP-ribosylation factor-like protein 6-interacting protein 1, with protein sequence MENPVESGDFLPPIMQGSSSGGTLKGSLKGWREVIVVLAKLLKWQQAYYAAIVFAIVSLFFSLIWWLDPSVVTGFSMLIMIACIADYVVPLAMPMIFPETSWSSDKEKQYVQACDGLVQSKKIISSLFSNAGKLKDKNPWLYMAAITVSLSTLAWLGNQMHNLLLAYFFVLIVSALPGLSEHGILDKIATHVKKVINKQKSQ encoded by the exons ATGGAAAATCCTGTTGAATCTGGAGATTTTTTGCCACCAATTATGCAG GGATCAAGCAGTGGGGGAACTTTGAAGGGGAGTTTGAAAGGATGGAGAGAAGTAATTGTTGTTCTTGCTAAACTTCTGAAGTGGCAACAAGCATACTACGCAGCTATTGTTTTTGCGATTGtctcattatttttttc GTTAATTTGGTGGTTGGACCCATCTGTGGTTACTGGATTCTCAATGTTGATCATGATTGCATGTATCGCTGACTATGTTGTGCCACTCGCAATGCCTATGATTTTTCCAGAAACAAGCTG GAGTAGCGATAAAGAGAAACAATACGTACAAGCCTGTGATGGACTGGTACAGTCAAAGAAGATTATTTCCAGTTTGTTCTCCAATGCCGGAAAACTGAAGGATAAGAATCCATGGTTGTACATGGCTGCGATCACCGTATCACTCAGTACATTAGCATGGCTTGGAAATCAAATGCATAACCTGCTGCTTGCCTATTTCTTCG TTTTGATTGTATCTGCTTTGCCTGGCCTCAGTGAGCATGGAATTCTGGACAAGATTGCAACACATGTGAAAAAAGTTATCAACAAGCAAAAGTCTCAGTAA